One part of the Oceanihabitans sp. IOP_32 genome encodes these proteins:
- a CDS encoding transposase: MKSLESGNVRFMVKDYRQGGKKSVLALSDGEFIRRFSLHILPKGFTRIRHYGILSSYYKRTLIPELQKDLGRPELAEKVPLKHRKCPSCKKGNLVTIATFPARGPPNGWREQIEKHLNRPI; encoded by the coding sequence ATAAAAAGTCTTGAAAGTGGAAACGTACGGTTTATGGTAAAGGATTATCGCCAAGGGGGTAAGAAGTCGGTACTTGCACTATCCGATGGTGAGTTCATCAGGCGTTTTTCATTGCATATCCTGCCCAAAGGGTTTACCCGCATCCGGCACTATGGTATCTTGAGCAGCTATTATAAAAGAACCTTAATCCCAGAACTACAAAAAGATCTGGGTAGGCCAGAACTAGCGGAAAAAGTACCTTTAAAGCACCGCAAGTGTCCCAGCTGTAAAAAAGGAAACCTGGTTACCATTGCAACCTTCCCCGCTCGTGGACCACCGAATGGTTGGCGCGAACAG
- a CDS encoding glycoside hydrolase family 31 protein, with protein sequence MILNTELEYKGDLFPSRITDYSKDVDVLYFSTANNVILQLTVLRDSVFRFRYTTVGKFDNDFSYAIDRNASRGYNHLEISEDDEKYIVSTSRLICHIYKLDLRKSIIDALDSSVICEDELGFHWEESYELGGDIVKMSKAAKNGESYYGLGDKPSHLNLKGRRFENWATDSYAYGKDTDPIYKAIPFYTALHHNKAYGIFFDNTFKTYFDFCHERRHVTSFWAQGGEMNYYFIYGPKMQDVVSRYTDLTGAPELPPLWALGYHQCKWSYFPESKVKDITSKFRALQIPCDAIYLDIDYMDGFRCFTWNKDYFPDPKRMVKELADDGFKTVVIIDPGIKMDSEYHVFKEGLDKDYFCRRADGPYMKGKVWPGECYFPDFTRPEVRKWWAGLFKELIEDIGVQGVWNDMNEPAVMDVPGKTFPNDVRHDYDGNPCSHRKAHNIYGMQMARATYHGLKKFNYPKRPFVITRAAYSGTQRYSSTWMGDNVASWEHLQIANIQAQRLALSGFSFAGSDIGGFAEQPNGELFARWIQLGVFHPFCRTHSSGDHGDQEPWAFDEEITNIVRKFIEIRYQLLPYLYTAFHQYSQNNIPMLKSLVLFDQEDSQTHYRIDEFICGNQLLICPINEPNAKGRRMYIPKGNWYNFWTNELVSGGKETWVDADIDSMPIFVKAGAIIPKYPVQQYVGEKNIEELTLEVYFKLGKEESELYEDSNDGFDYKKGRYSLSKFSLSGKDHKLIIRKYNSGNYITSYNTFKINLIGLPFKVNSIKVDNEFVDLNDVKFNGNNSLVISKEFTNIQIIG encoded by the coding sequence ATGATTTTAAATACAGAATTAGAATATAAAGGCGACTTATTTCCGTCTCGCATAACAGACTATTCAAAAGATGTTGATGTACTCTATTTTTCGACCGCAAATAACGTTATACTCCAGCTTACCGTTTTAAGGGATAGTGTCTTTAGATTTAGATACACCACCGTAGGTAAATTTGATAACGATTTCTCTTATGCTATAGATCGCAACGCCAGCAGAGGCTACAATCACTTAGAAATCTCTGAAGATGATGAAAAATACATCGTTTCCACCTCAAGATTAATCTGCCATATCTATAAGCTCGATTTAAGAAAATCGATTATAGACGCTCTAGATAGTTCGGTTATTTGCGAAGACGAATTAGGTTTTCACTGGGAAGAGAGCTACGAGTTGGGTGGCGATATTGTAAAAATGAGTAAAGCTGCCAAAAACGGCGAAAGCTACTACGGCTTAGGTGATAAACCAAGCCACTTAAATCTAAAAGGCAGACGATTTGAAAACTGGGCCACCGATTCTTATGCCTACGGAAAAGATACCGATCCTATTTACAAAGCCATTCCATTTTATACCGCTTTACACCATAATAAAGCCTACGGAATTTTTTTCGATAACACCTTTAAAACCTATTTCGATTTTTGTCATGAAAGACGCCATGTAACCAGTTTTTGGGCACAGGGCGGCGAAATGAATTATTACTTTATTTACGGCCCTAAAATGCAAGATGTGGTATCGCGTTATACCGATTTAACTGGCGCTCCAGAGCTTCCGCCATTATGGGCTTTAGGCTACCACCAATGTAAATGGAGCTATTTTCCAGAGTCTAAAGTAAAAGACATTACCTCAAAGTTTAGAGCACTGCAAATACCTTGTGATGCTATTTATTTAGACATCGACTATATGGATGGTTTTAGGTGTTTTACATGGAATAAAGACTATTTTCCAGACCCAAAACGCATGGTTAAAGAACTCGCAGACGATGGCTTTAAAACCGTTGTTATAATCGATCCCGGTATTAAAATGGATAGTGAGTACCATGTTTTTAAAGAAGGCTTAGATAAAGATTATTTCTGTCGCCGTGCCGATGGCCCTTATATGAAAGGCAAAGTATGGCCTGGAGAATGTTATTTTCCAGATTTTACAAGACCTGAAGTACGAAAATGGTGGGCCGGTTTATTTAAAGAACTTATTGAAGATATAGGCGTTCAAGGCGTATGGAACGACATGAACGAACCTGCTGTAATGGATGTTCCTGGAAAAACATTTCCTAACGATGTAAGACACGATTACGACGGCAATCCTTGTAGCCACCGTAAAGCCCATAATATTTACGGCATGCAAATGGCACGTGCTACATACCATGGTTTAAAAAAATTTAATTATCCTAAAAGACCATTTGTAATTACCCGAGCGGCTTACTCGGGCACCCAACGCTATTCGTCTACCTGGATGGGCGATAATGTGGCCTCATGGGAACACTTACAAATAGCAAATATTCAAGCCCAACGTTTAGCGTTATCTGGCTTCTCTTTTGCAGGGTCTGACATTGGTGGATTTGCAGAACAGCCCAATGGCGAATTATTTGCACGCTGGATTCAACTGGGTGTATTCCATCCGTTTTGCAGAACACATTCTTCTGGAGACCATGGCGACCAAGAGCCCTGGGCTTTTGATGAAGAGATTACCAATATAGTGCGTAAGTTTATTGAGATTAGATACCAGCTGCTACCGTATTTATACACGGCATTCCATCAATACAGTCAGAATAACATACCCATGTTAAAATCTCTGGTCTTATTTGATCAAGAAGACTCTCAAACACACTATAGAATCGATGAGTTTATTTGCGGTAACCAACTTTTAATTTGCCCAATAAACGAACCTAACGCTAAAGGGAGACGCATGTATATTCCGAAAGGAAATTGGTATAATTTCTGGACCAACGAATTAGTTTCTGGGGGGAAAGAAACTTGGGTAGATGCCGATATAGACAGTATGCCTATTTTTGTTAAAGCTGGTGCGATTATCCCTAAATATCCAGTACAACAATATGTTGGCGAGAAAAATATAGAAGAGCTTACACTAGAGGTGTACTTCAAGTTAGGCAAAGAAGAGTCTGAATTGTATGAAGACTCCAATGATGGTTTCGATTATAAAAAAGGCCGTTATAGCTTGAGTAAGTTTAGCTTATCGGGTAAAGACCATAAATTAATTATTAGAAAATACAATAGCGGAAACTACATAACCTCTTACAACACCTTTAAAATTAATTTAATAGGATTACCTTTTAAAGTGAATTCTATAAAAGTTGATAATGAATTTGTAGATTTGAACGATGTTAAATTTAATGGTAATAACTCTTTGGTTATTTCTAAAGAATTTACAAATATTCAAATCATAGGCTAA
- the glgB gene encoding 1,4-alpha-glucan branching protein GlgB — protein sequence MAQVIAHSLFSEFDINLFQAGKHYRLYEKFGSHLSTVNGIDGVYFAVWAPTAKQVSVIGDFNYWMEGEHQLNVRWDSSGIWEGFIPHVKKGAIYKYKIQSNNNDIKTEKADPYARRYEHNSKTGSIVWDDDYKWKDKHWMKTRKKHNALDAPYSVYEIHLGSWKRHVEEQRFMSYLELADQLVNYVTDMNFTHVEFMPIMEFPYDPSWGYQITGYFAPTSRFGYPEEFKYLVDKLHQAGIGVILDWVPSHFPEDAHGLGFFDGSHLYEHPDKRKGYHQDWKSLIFNYGRNEVKSFLISNAVFWLDQFHADGLRVDAVASMLFLDYSREDGEWEPNEFGGRENLDAIAFLKELNEEVYKSFPDVQTIAEESTAFPGVSKPVFLGGLGFGMKWMMGWMHDTLQYFAKDPIYRKYHHNDITFSLAYAFTENFMLPLSHDEVVYGKKSILGRMPGDEWQRFANLRLLYGYMFTHPGTKLLFMGGEFAQQDEWDFQNSLDWHLLQYASHKNFQNFFKALNTLYKTTPALFEKGFSNDGFEWISYDDHENCVLSYIRKGKYAKDNVVVVCNLTPTVREHYRIGVTQNGMLKEIFNSDAKTFGGSGILNKKEIPIANTSWNGKSYSAEITLPPLGVSLFKFSK from the coding sequence ATGGCACAAGTAATAGCGCACAGTTTATTTTCAGAATTCGACATTAACCTGTTTCAAGCAGGTAAACATTACAGGCTATACGAGAAATTTGGCTCACACCTTAGCACTGTAAATGGTATTGATGGGGTATATTTTGCGGTCTGGGCACCCACCGCAAAACAAGTTTCTGTAATTGGCGACTTTAACTATTGGATGGAAGGCGAACACCAATTAAATGTGCGTTGGGACTCTAGTGGTATTTGGGAGGGCTTTATACCCCATGTTAAAAAGGGAGCTATTTACAAGTACAAAATACAAAGTAATAATAACGATATAAAAACCGAAAAAGCCGATCCCTACGCCAGACGTTATGAGCACAACTCTAAAACAGGATCTATAGTTTGGGACGACGACTATAAGTGGAAAGATAAGCACTGGATGAAAACCCGTAAAAAACATAACGCACTCGATGCGCCGTACTCGGTTTACGAGATCCATCTGGGCTCTTGGAAAAGACATGTTGAAGAACAACGTTTTATGTCGTATCTAGAGCTGGCCGACCAATTGGTTAACTATGTAACCGATATGAATTTCACTCACGTAGAGTTCATGCCCATTATGGAGTTTCCCTACGACCCCTCATGGGGCTACCAAATAACAGGGTATTTTGCCCCAACCTCTCGTTTTGGATATCCTGAAGAATTTAAATATTTAGTCGATAAATTACATCAAGCTGGCATAGGTGTTATTCTAGATTGGGTACCCTCACATTTCCCTGAAGATGCCCACGGTTTAGGGTTTTTCGACGGCTCACATTTATACGAGCACCCAGACAAACGCAAAGGCTACCATCAAGATTGGAAAAGCTTAATTTTTAATTACGGCCGCAACGAAGTTAAATCGTTTTTAATAAGTAATGCTGTATTTTGGCTCGATCAATTTCATGCCGATGGGCTGCGTGTAGATGCCGTAGCTTCTATGTTGTTTTTAGACTATTCTCGTGAAGATGGCGAGTGGGAACCCAATGAATTTGGTGGTCGCGAAAATCTTGACGCCATAGCGTTTTTAAAAGAACTCAACGAAGAGGTTTATAAATCGTTCCCAGATGTACAAACCATAGCCGAAGAATCTACAGCATTCCCAGGCGTTTCTAAACCCGTGTTTTTAGGTGGCTTAGGCTTTGGCATGAAGTGGATGATGGGGTGGATGCACGACACCTTACAGTATTTTGCTAAAGATCCTATTTATAGAAAATACCACCACAACGATATTACCTTTAGCTTAGCTTATGCCTTTACAGAAAATTTTATGCTACCCCTCTCGCATGACGAGGTGGTGTATGGCAAAAAATCTATTTTAGGAAGAATGCCAGGTGATGAGTGGCAACGCTTTGCTAATTTGCGGCTTTTATATGGCTACATGTTTACCCACCCTGGCACAAAATTACTATTTATGGGTGGCGAATTTGCCCAACAAGACGAATGGGATTTTCAAAACAGTTTAGATTGGCATTTGTTACAGTACGCCTCTCATAAAAACTTTCAAAACTTTTTTAAAGCACTAAATACATTATATAAAACCACTCCAGCCTTATTCGAAAAAGGATTTAGTAACGACGGCTTTGAATGGATTAGTTACGACGACCACGAAAACTGTGTTTTGTCTTATATAAGAAAAGGGAAATACGCCAAAGACAATGTTGTTGTTGTCTGTAACTTAACACCAACTGTAAGAGAACACTACCGTATTGGTGTTACCCAAAATGGGATGCTAAAAGAGATTTTTAATAGTGATGCTAAAACATTTGGGGGTAGCGGCATTTTAAACAAAAAAGAAATCCCTATTGCAAATACCTCGTGGAACGGAAAATCATATTCTGCAGAGATTACGCTACCTCCTTTAGGTGTGTCTTTATTCAAATTTTCGAAGTAA
- a CDS encoding alpha-1,4-glucan--maltose-1-phosphate maltosyltransferase has translation MQNQKRVIIDYVSPSINCGEFYIKRVVNEIINIDAHILADGHDVLGASVLYKHKNAKKWIETRMVLRSNDEWQATFHVEKPGFYSYKVQAWVDYALNWRQGLIRKINDGQHVASELLEGVKHIEAVLKKVKAQDKAYLKHLHRIFQNKSDYKEAIAEANTERLYQIFYANPVKILANTSKTYQVFVDRKKARFSTWYEFFPRSASEKKGVHGTLKDCERLLPRIKNMGFDVLYLPPIHPIGEVNRKGKNNTTEAQIGDVGSTWGVGSKHGGHKAIHPELGTLADFKSLIKKAKENNIEIAMDYALQAAPDHPWVKDHPKWFKWRPDGTVQYAENPPKKYQDILPIYWESDDYKNLWNACLDILMYWIDCGIKIFRVDNPHTKPFYFWTWIIAQVKAKHPDVIFLAEAFTAPKVMQQLAKNGFTQSYTYFTWRESKQELIEYVEELTQTELSEYMQPNFWPNTPDINPYYLQGANESKHIQRYALAATLSSSIGIYGPVFEYMLSTPLPGREEYINSEKFQITHYNWDIQNKLIAFISKINHIRHNNPALQQTKNIKFCYIENDHLLAFYKWNDDKTNEIFVVISLDDHHTQKGTVQVPLHDIGVQEGEPLEMHDLITNSRYNWSSEWCYIELHASMPVHVFKINK, from the coding sequence ATGCAAAACCAAAAAAGAGTTATTATTGATTATGTCTCGCCTAGTATAAACTGTGGTGAGTTTTATATTAAACGGGTTGTAAATGAGATTATTAACATAGATGCCCATATTTTGGCAGATGGCCATGATGTGCTAGGAGCTTCTGTGTTATACAAACACAAGAACGCCAAAAAATGGATAGAAACCAGAATGGTTTTACGCTCTAATGATGAATGGCAAGCCACTTTTCATGTCGAAAAACCTGGGTTTTACAGCTATAAAGTACAAGCCTGGGTAGATTACGCCTTAAATTGGAGACAGGGTCTTATAAGAAAAATTAATGACGGGCAACACGTCGCATCAGAGTTACTTGAAGGTGTAAAACACATTGAAGCGGTTTTGAAAAAAGTTAAAGCTCAAGATAAGGCTTATTTAAAACACCTACATCGTATTTTTCAAAATAAAAGCGATTATAAGGAAGCTATAGCAGAAGCTAATACAGAGCGCTTATATCAGATATTTTATGCCAACCCGGTAAAAATTCTGGCTAATACTTCCAAAACCTATCAAGTCTTTGTAGATCGAAAAAAAGCGCGATTTAGTACCTGGTATGAATTCTTTCCACGTTCAGCATCAGAAAAAAAAGGAGTTCACGGGACGCTTAAAGATTGTGAACGCTTGCTACCAAGAATTAAAAACATGGGGTTTGATGTTTTGTATTTACCACCCATTCACCCTATAGGGGAAGTGAATAGAAAAGGCAAAAACAACACGACTGAAGCTCAAATTGGTGATGTTGGTTCTACTTGGGGTGTGGGCTCCAAACATGGCGGCCATAAAGCCATACACCCAGAATTGGGAACACTTGCCGATTTTAAATCTCTCATAAAAAAAGCTAAGGAAAACAATATTGAAATTGCCATGGACTATGCCTTACAGGCTGCCCCAGACCATCCGTGGGTTAAAGACCACCCCAAATGGTTTAAATGGCGGCCAGATGGCACGGTACAATACGCCGAAAATCCTCCAAAAAAATACCAAGACATTCTACCCATTTATTGGGAAAGTGACGATTATAAAAACCTCTGGAACGCCTGTTTAGATATTTTAATGTATTGGATAGATTGCGGAATTAAAATATTTAGAGTCGATAACCCCCATACCAAACCCTTTTATTTTTGGACTTGGATTATCGCTCAGGTAAAAGCCAAACATCCAGACGTTATTTTTTTAGCTGAAGCCTTTACCGCTCCAAAAGTTATGCAACAACTGGCAAAAAATGGGTTTACACAATCTTACACCTATTTTACTTGGCGAGAAAGTAAACAGGAACTTATTGAATATGTTGAAGAATTAACACAAACCGAGTTAAGCGAATACATGCAACCTAATTTTTGGCCAAACACACCAGACATTAACCCGTATTATTTGCAAGGTGCTAACGAATCTAAACACATACAACGCTATGCTCTTGCCGCGACTTTAAGTTCTAGCATAGGCATTTACGGTCCCGTTTTTGAGTATATGCTTTCAACACCTTTACCCGGTAGAGAAGAGTATATAAATTCAGAGAAATTCCAAATCACACATTACAATTGGGATATTCAAAATAAGTTAATAGCTTTCATATCAAAAATAAACCACATTAGGCACAATAATCCTGCGCTTCAACAAACCAAAAACATCAAATTCTGTTATATAGAAAATGATCATTTATTGGCCTTTTATAAATGGAATGATGATAAAACGAATGAAATTTTTGTTGTTATTAGTTTAGATGATCATCACACCCAAAAAGGGACTGTGCAGGTTCCTTTGCATGATATTGGTGTACAGGAAGGTGAGCCTCTAGAAATGCATGACTTAATCACAAATAGTCGTTATAATTGGTCTAGCGAGTGGTGTTATATAGAGCTACATGCCTCAATGCCAGTTCATGTTTTTAAAATTAATAAATAA
- a CDS encoding glucose-1-phosphate adenylyltransferase has translation MINKKTLAIILGGGQGSRLYPLTAKRSKPAVPIAGKYRLVDIPISNCINSDIKRMFVLTQFNSASLNKHIKNTYYFGPFSSTFVDILAAEQTPDNKTWFQGTADAVRKSMQHFLKHEFEYFLILSGDQLYQMDYEKMIEAHIKSKAEISIATIPVNANDATGFGILKADNSNIVTAFIEKPEASLLPEWTSEVSDEMKNQGRNYLASMGIYVFNRELLTRLMENPDTIDFGKEIIPQNIKKHRTYSYQYEGYWTDIGNIDSFFEANLGLTADIPKFDLYDKKKRIYTNSRMLPTSKIANTALEKTVIAEGCIINAHKIEQSVIGIRSRIGEGSTIINTYMMGSDFYETLEQIKDENIEILMGIGKGCYIKNAIIDKNCRIGDDVTINGGKHLENKETDSYFIKDGIVVIKKGATIPKGYVI, from the coding sequence ATGATAAACAAAAAAACATTAGCCATAATTTTAGGTGGCGGTCAAGGCTCGAGATTGTATCCTCTTACAGCTAAAAGATCGAAGCCAGCAGTACCCATTGCGGGTAAGTATAGATTGGTTGATATTCCGATATCAAACTGTATCAATTCCGATATTAAGCGCATGTTTGTGTTAACCCAATTTAACTCGGCATCGCTAAATAAACACATTAAAAACACCTATTATTTTGGGCCCTTCAGCAGTACCTTTGTCGATATTTTAGCTGCGGAACAAACACCCGATAATAAAACGTGGTTTCAAGGTACCGCAGATGCCGTGCGTAAAAGTATGCAGCATTTTTTAAAACATGAGTTCGAGTATTTCTTGATACTCTCTGGCGATCAATTATACCAAATGGATTACGAAAAAATGATTGAAGCCCATATTAAATCAAAAGCTGAAATATCGATAGCTACTATCCCTGTAAATGCCAACGATGCCACAGGATTTGGGATTTTAAAAGCAGATAATTCTAATATAGTTACCGCTTTTATCGAAAAACCAGAGGCCAGTTTATTACCAGAGTGGACCTCGGAGGTAAGTGACGAGATGAAAAACCAAGGGAGAAACTACCTAGCCTCAATGGGTATTTATGTTTTTAATAGAGAGCTCTTAACGAGATTAATGGAAAACCCAGATACCATTGATTTCGGGAAAGAAATTATCCCCCAAAATATAAAGAAGCACAGAACCTATAGCTATCAGTACGAAGGCTATTGGACAGATATTGGAAACATCGATTCGTTCTTTGAAGCCAATTTAGGTCTTACTGCAGATATTCCAAAATTTGATTTATACGACAAGAAAAAACGTATTTACACAAATTCCCGCATGCTGCCTACAAGCAAAATTGCAAATACCGCCTTAGAAAAAACCGTAATTGCAGAGGGTTGTATTATAAATGCTCATAAAATTGAACAATCTGTTATAGGTATTCGTTCAAGAATTGGCGAAGGATCAACCATTATAAACACGTATATGATGGGATCCGATTTTTACGAAACTTTAGAACAAATAAAAGATGAAAACATTGAAATTCTAATGGGGATTGGTAAAGGCTGTTATATAAAAAATGCCATTATCGATAAAAATTGCCGTATTGGAGATGATGTCACCATTAATGGCGGAAAACATCTAGAAAATAAAGAAACCGATAGTTATTTTATAAAAGATGGTATTGTTGTCATTAAAAAAGGGGCAACAATCCCTAAAGGGTATGTTATTTAA